A portion of the Blastochloris tepida genome contains these proteins:
- the cckA gene encoding cell cycle histidine kinase CckA, translating to MLEAVDRSDAAGSIGLVVVIALAMVAAVVSFLFIGRDDAEPWVVGLLALLAVMGVFALFAVAAGILQFAGKSGRFDLTKALIDGSAEGTVVVDPSGRVLYANAAYLELAGATSADDVVPVERLYTSEPEVAEVIYRLAQAARAGRAASEEVRAAGRKGETGRWLRLKVRPAGAQGRLAKLIAWTVADVTRERLRQEDAYVQLQQVIDYLDHGPAGFFSAEPDGTLVYINATLAEWLGYDFAEVATGGLKVSDILPGPGVALLAPQPGSAGEVKTEVIDIDLKRRSGEPLPVRLHHKVAVAPDGTAGASRTLVLDRSRGRAGADLARAAEVRFARFFNSTPMAIATVDRVGRIARVNALFARLFGGPVEVRPGGETRSVLTGIAEADRPALEAAIKAAADGKGDIAPVDAGMPGGRAVRFYVVPVEEDERDQEAAIVYAIETTQQRALETQVAQSQKMTAIGQLAGGVAHDFNNVLTAIIGHADFLLESHRPTDPSFQDIMQIKHNANRAAGLVRQLLAFSRRQTLRPQVIQLGDAMSEVTMLLRRLLGETVSLDIRHGRDLWPVYIDVNQFEQVIVNLSVNARDAMPTGGKLTVRTANVPAAETKTFGDPQLPSADFVLVEVTDTGTGMPPEILDKIFDPFFTTKEVGKGTGLGLSTVYGIVKQTGGHVSCDSRVGVGTTFRIFLPRHIATEAPVAAEEPAQAKAADLTGRGTILLVEDEDSVRAFGSRALTSRGYTVLQAASGIEALELFADHDGSIDLVVSDVVMPEMDGPTLLRELRSRRPDLKVIFVSGYAEDAFRKNLPEGEQFAFLPKPFTLKQLVEAVKETMAA from the coding sequence ATGCTGGAGGCCGTCGACAGGAGCGATGCCGCCGGCTCCATCGGTCTCGTCGTGGTGATCGCGCTGGCGATGGTCGCGGCGGTGGTGTCCTTCCTGTTCATCGGCCGCGACGATGCCGAGCCGTGGGTGGTCGGGCTCCTGGCGCTGCTGGCGGTGATGGGCGTGTTCGCGCTGTTCGCGGTGGCCGCCGGCATCCTGCAGTTCGCCGGCAAGTCGGGCCGGTTCGACCTGACCAAGGCGCTGATCGACGGCTCGGCCGAGGGCACGGTGGTGGTCGATCCCTCGGGCCGCGTGCTCTACGCCAATGCCGCCTATCTGGAGTTGGCCGGGGCGACCTCGGCCGACGACGTGGTGCCGGTCGAGCGGCTCTACACCTCCGAGCCGGAGGTGGCGGAGGTGATCTACCGCCTCGCCCAGGCGGCCCGCGCCGGCCGGGCGGCCTCGGAGGAGGTGCGGGCGGCGGGCCGCAAGGGCGAAACCGGGCGCTGGCTGCGGCTGAAGGTGCGCCCGGCCGGAGCGCAGGGGCGGCTCGCCAAGCTCATCGCCTGGACGGTGGCCGACGTGACGCGCGAACGCCTGCGCCAGGAGGACGCCTACGTCCAGCTCCAGCAGGTGATCGACTATCTCGACCACGGCCCGGCCGGCTTCTTCTCGGCCGAGCCCGATGGCACCCTGGTCTATATCAATGCCACGCTGGCCGAATGGCTGGGCTACGACTTCGCCGAGGTGGCGACCGGCGGGCTGAAGGTCTCCGACATCCTGCCCGGCCCCGGCGTGGCGCTGCTGGCGCCGCAGCCCGGCAGTGCCGGCGAGGTCAAGACCGAGGTGATCGACATCGACCTCAAGCGCCGCAGCGGCGAGCCGCTGCCGGTGCGGCTCCACCACAAGGTGGCGGTGGCGCCGGACGGCACGGCGGGCGCCTCGCGCACGCTGGTGCTGGACCGCTCGCGCGGCCGGGCCGGCGCCGACCTCGCCCGCGCCGCCGAGGTGCGCTTCGCCCGCTTCTTCAACTCGACGCCGATGGCGATCGCCACCGTCGACCGGGTGGGGCGCATCGCCCGGGTGAACGCGCTGTTCGCGCGGCTGTTCGGCGGCCCGGTCGAGGTGCGCCCCGGCGGCGAGACGCGCTCGGTGCTGACCGGCATCGCCGAGGCCGACCGGCCGGCGCTGGAGGCGGCGATCAAGGCCGCCGCCGACGGCAAGGGCGACATCGCCCCCGTCGATGCCGGCATGCCGGGCGGGCGGGCGGTGCGCTTCTATGTGGTGCCGGTGGAGGAGGACGAGCGCGACCAGGAGGCCGCGATCGTCTACGCCATCGAGACCACCCAGCAGCGGGCGCTGGAAACCCAGGTGGCGCAGTCGCAGAAGATGACTGCGATCGGCCAGCTGGCCGGCGGCGTGGCGCACGACTTCAACAATGTGCTGACCGCCATCATCGGCCATGCCGACTTTCTGCTGGAGAGCCACCGGCCGACCGATCCGTCCTTCCAGGACATCATGCAGATCAAGCACAATGCCAACCGGGCGGCGGGCCTGGTGCGGCAGCTTCTCGCCTTCTCGCGCCGCCAGACCCTGCGCCCGCAGGTGATCCAGCTCGGCGACGCGATGAGCGAGGTCACCATGCTGCTGCGGCGGCTGCTGGGCGAGACGGTGAGCCTCGACATCCGGCACGGGCGCGACCTTTGGCCGGTCTATATCGACGTCAACCAGTTCGAGCAGGTGATCGTCAATCTGTCGGTCAATGCCCGCGACGCCATGCCGACCGGCGGCAAGCTGACCGTGCGTACCGCCAACGTGCCGGCCGCCGAGACCAAGACCTTCGGCGACCCTCAGCTTCCCTCGGCCGATTTCGTGCTGGTCGAGGTGACCGACACCGGCACCGGCATGCCGCCGGAGATCCTCGACAAGATTTTCGATCCCTTCTTCACCACCAAGGAGGTGGGCAAGGGCACCGGGCTCGGCCTGTCGACGGTCTACGGCATCGTCAAGCAGACCGGCGGCCACGTCTCCTGCGACTCCAGGGTCGGGGTCGGCACCACCTTCCGCATCTTCCTGCCGCGCCACATCGCCACCGAGGCGCCGGTGGCGGCGGAGGAGCCGGCCCAGGCCAAGGCCGCCGACCTCACCGGGCGCGGCACCATCCTCTTGGTCGAGGACGAGGATTCGGTGCGGGCGTTCGGCTCGCGGGCGCTGACCTCGCGCGGCTACACCGTGCTGCAGGCGGCCTCCGGCATCGAGGCGCTGGAACTGTTCGCCGACCATGACGGTTCGATCGACCTCGTGGTCTCCGACGTGGTGATGCCGGAGATGGACGGGCCGACCCTGCTGCGCGAGCTGCGCAGCCGCCGGCCCGACCTCAAGGTGATCTTCGTCTCCGGCTATGCCGAGGACGCCTTCCGCAAGAACCTGCCCGAGGGCGAGCA